One segment of Streptosporangium brasiliense DNA contains the following:
- a CDS encoding CRTAC1 family protein, whose amino-acid sequence MKAVPGIRRCAAGALALTACAAGWLLTGPPRASTVEAAAGFSFAASRLGPADRPGDRSLRPVAPGYRNLRAWVSSTGAGVALFDVDNAVVSDDVCLVDPRHDTVTVSPAPGTPRRYRPFTLSAPGRMPYEAPTGCLPADLDQDGWQDLVVYYWGRSPSLFLRVPGVPPSGAAFRHRDLTPRPEVWNTSAATAGDFDGDGRLDLVFGNYFPDGARVLDDTGDHGDIVLPGSLSDAGDGGADRLYRATGPARFAEAEGVFGESGGRGWTLALGAQDLDGDGLPELYVANDFGPDELLVNESAPGRISFREARGTRHLATPKSRVVGQDSFKGMGVGFTDLNADGTPDILVSNLTEDYALHESNFAFVSRPGGLHGGHAPYDDRGEELGLGRTGWSWDVKAADFDNDGTDEIMHATGAVRGEVSRWAQLQEAAMSNDLFLREPALWPRLGAGDDLSGRDTNSFFARGADGRYVDVARRAGVGGDTVSRSFAVGDVDDDGRLDFAVANQWAASALYRNDGATAPFVGLRPRLPAGPCATAPAQAHPFPAQARPLPAPLTSTGPATALSALISPLPSRSAPGLTGPLSPHPVAALSALISPLPTGPPLERPRLTLPALVGPAASGAVRSRSAAPGRVRTRPAVGATATVRLPGGRTLSRQLYPANGHNGVSAPELLFGLGDGAPDGPYPVELSWRDACGVLHAASVSVRPGWHRLLLADGRAREMD is encoded by the coding sequence GTGAAAGCGGTGCCGGGGATCCGCAGGTGCGCGGCGGGGGCGCTGGCCCTGACGGCCTGCGCCGCCGGCTGGCTGCTGACCGGCCCCCCGCGCGCCTCCACGGTGGAGGCCGCCGCGGGCTTCTCCTTCGCCGCCAGCCGCCTCGGCCCGGCCGACCGGCCGGGCGACCGGAGCCTCCGGCCGGTCGCGCCGGGCTACCGGAACCTCCGGGCCTGGGTCTCCTCGACGGGCGCGGGGGTCGCGCTGTTCGACGTCGACAACGCGGTCGTCTCCGACGACGTGTGCCTGGTCGACCCGCGTCATGACACGGTGACCGTGAGCCCCGCGCCGGGGACGCCCCGGCGCTACCGGCCGTTCACGCTGTCCGCGCCGGGGCGGATGCCGTACGAGGCGCCGACGGGGTGCCTGCCGGCCGACCTCGACCAGGACGGCTGGCAGGACCTGGTCGTCTACTACTGGGGCCGCTCCCCCTCGCTGTTCCTGCGCGTGCCCGGGGTCCCGCCGTCCGGGGCGGCCTTCCGCCACCGGGACCTGACCCCGCGGCCGGAGGTCTGGAACACCAGCGCCGCCACGGCCGGTGACTTCGACGGCGACGGCCGCCTCGACCTGGTCTTCGGCAACTACTTCCCGGACGGCGCCAGGGTGCTGGACGACACCGGCGACCACGGCGACATCGTGCTGCCCGGCTCGCTGTCCGACGCCGGGGACGGGGGTGCCGACCGGCTCTACCGGGCGACGGGGCCCGCCCGGTTCGCCGAGGCCGAAGGGGTGTTCGGCGAGTCCGGGGGCAGGGGGTGGACGCTCGCGCTGGGCGCCCAGGACCTGGACGGCGACGGGCTGCCCGAGCTGTACGTGGCCAACGACTTCGGCCCGGACGAGCTGCTGGTCAACGAGTCCGCGCCCGGCAGGATCAGCTTCCGGGAGGCGCGCGGCACCCGGCACCTGGCCACGCCCAAGTCCCGCGTGGTCGGCCAGGACTCCTTCAAGGGCATGGGGGTCGGCTTCACCGATCTCAACGCCGACGGCACACCGGACATCCTGGTCAGCAACCTCACCGAGGACTACGCGCTGCACGAGAGCAACTTCGCCTTCGTCTCCCGGCCGGGCGGGCTCCACGGGGGCCACGCGCCCTACGACGACCGCGGCGAGGAGCTGGGGCTGGGCCGTACCGGCTGGTCCTGGGACGTCAAGGCCGCCGACTTCGACAACGACGGCACCGACGAGATCATGCACGCGACCGGGGCGGTCCGGGGGGAGGTCAGCCGGTGGGCGCAGCTGCAGGAGGCGGCGATGTCCAACGACCTGTTCCTGCGGGAGCCGGCGCTGTGGCCGCGCCTCGGGGCCGGGGACGACCTGTCGGGCCGCGACACCAACAGCTTCTTCGCCCGGGGCGCCGACGGCCGCTACGTGGACGTGGCCCGGCGGGCCGGGGTCGGCGGGGACACGGTCAGCCGGTCCTTCGCCGTCGGTGACGTCGACGACGACGGGCGGCTGGACTTCGCGGTCGCCAACCAGTGGGCCGCCTCGGCGCTCTACCGCAACGACGGCGCCACCGCGCCGTTCGTGGGCCTGCGCCCACGTCTTCCCGCCGGTCCCTGCGCCACGGCCCCCGCCCAGGCCCATCCCTTCCCGGCCCAGGCCCGCCCCCTCCCGGCGCCTCTCACCTCAACCGGCCCGGCAACGGCGCTCTCCGCGCTCATCAGCCCCCTCCCGTCCCGCTCCGCCCCCGGGCTCACCGGCCCCCTCTCACCCCACCCCGTCGCGGCGCTCTCGGCGCTCATCAGCCCTCTCCCGACCGGCCCGCCGCTGGAGCGGCCGCGGCTGACGCTCCCCGCGCTCGTCGGCCCGGCCGCGTCAGGCGCCGTCCGGTCCCGCTCCGCCGCGCCCGGCCGGGTCCGGACGCGTCCGGCCGTCGGAGCCACCGCCACGGTGCGCCTGCCCGGCGGGAGGACGCTGAGCCGGCAGCTCTACCCGGCCAACGGGCACAACGGCGTCTCCGCGCCGGAGCTGCTGTTCGGCCTGGGCGACGGCGCGCCGGACGGCCCGTACCCGGTCGAGCTGTCCTGGCGCGACGCCTGCGGCGTCCTCCACGCCGCGTCGGTGTCCGTACGGCCCGGCTGGCACCGGCTCCTGCTGGCCGACGGCCGCGCCCGGGAGATGGACTGA
- a CDS encoding enediyne biosynthesis protein UnbU, translating into MTTARERDRALRYFAGSITLVTVLGHTVLGFEQAYLAPIVGAVTGVTAEFALETVEAWAWRRRARYRGAGPGRVAGFLLPSYITGLTCAMLLSGSAHPAPVALAVLIGVGSTYVLRVRVPGTAAGTPGRHYLNPPCSGAAAVLLLMPWVGAAPPYQFTEWVSGPFDALVPLALLALGAANAGLAGRLPLALGWAVGSALQGLVRGAAAGLPPLGALLPMTGAAFVLYTTYLVTDLDTTPARPRNQVWFGLAAAAVYGLLVQLHVVFGLLSALLIVCAGRGAGLALLARVRPLTVPVPAGARDLPEVPAGVQP; encoded by the coding sequence ATGACCACCGCCCGGGAACGCGACAGGGCGCTCCGGTATTTCGCCGGGTCCATCACCCTGGTGACGGTGCTGGGGCACACCGTGCTCGGCTTCGAGCAGGCCTATCTGGCGCCGATCGTGGGCGCGGTCACCGGGGTGACCGCCGAGTTCGCGCTGGAGACCGTGGAGGCGTGGGCGTGGCGGCGCCGGGCGCGGTACCGCGGGGCGGGGCCCGGCCGGGTGGCCGGCTTCCTGCTGCCCTCCTACATCACCGGGCTGACGTGCGCGATGCTGCTGTCCGGCAGCGCGCACCCGGCGCCGGTCGCGCTGGCCGTCCTCATCGGCGTCGGCAGCACCTACGTCCTGCGGGTCAGGGTGCCCGGCACGGCGGCGGGCACGCCCGGCAGGCACTACCTGAACCCGCCGTGCTCCGGCGCCGCCGCCGTGCTGCTGCTGATGCCGTGGGTCGGCGCCGCGCCGCCGTACCAGTTCACCGAATGGGTGTCGGGGCCGTTCGACGCGCTCGTGCCGCTGGCCCTGCTGGCGCTGGGCGCGGCGAACGCCGGGCTGGCCGGGAGGCTGCCGCTGGCCCTGGGCTGGGCGGTCGGGTCCGCCCTGCAGGGGCTCGTCCGGGGCGCGGCGGCCGGCCTCCCGCCGCTCGGCGCCCTGCTGCCGATGACCGGTGCGGCGTTCGTCCTCTACACCACCTACCTGGTCACCGACCTGGACACGACTCCGGCGAGGCCCCGTAACCAGGTCTGGTTCGGCCTGGCCGCGGCGGCGGTCTACGGCCTGCTGGTCCAGCTCCACGTCGTGTTCGGGCTGCTGTCCGCCCTTTTGATCGTCTGCGCCGGCCGGGGGGCGGGCCTGGCCCTGCTCGCCCGCGTCCGCCCGCTCACCGTCCCCGTCCCCGCCGGCGCGCGGGACCTGCCCGAGGTCCCGGCGGGCGTCCAGCCATGA
- a CDS encoding Zn-dependent alcohol dehydrogenase, with translation MRGALLHAVGDDKLDIRDDFTLTPTGPTDVRVKIKATGVCHSDLSVISGVLPMPLPVLPGHEGAGEVVEVGDHVTTVQPGDHVIINWAPACGTCANCLVNQPFLCMTYIMDSFVNARFRYGGDTPAFGMSGCGTWSEEIIVPWQGAIKIDPEVPYEAAALIGCGVTTGVGAALNTARVRAGSTVAVVGCGGIGLSVIQGARISGATTILAIDPLESKHALAKKVGATHAITPDQLMDALGSLTGGRGFDYGFEAVGKSAAIMTAWQATRRGGDVIVVGAGAMDDTVPLSAFNLLFEGKNIFSSMYGGSDVRRDFPFFAELYKAGKLDLESMISARIKLADLNDAVAALRAGEVLRQVVVMD, from the coding sequence ATGCGTGGTGCGCTTCTGCATGCCGTCGGCGACGACAAGCTCGACATCCGCGACGACTTCACCCTCACCCCGACGGGCCCGACGGACGTCCGCGTCAAGATCAAGGCGACCGGCGTCTGCCACTCCGACCTGTCGGTGATCAGCGGGGTGCTGCCCATGCCGCTCCCCGTCCTCCCCGGTCACGAGGGGGCGGGTGAGGTGGTCGAGGTCGGTGACCACGTGACCACGGTCCAGCCCGGCGACCACGTCATCATCAACTGGGCCCCCGCCTGCGGCACCTGCGCCAACTGCCTGGTGAACCAGCCGTTCCTGTGCATGACCTACATAATGGACAGCTTCGTCAACGCCCGCTTCCGCTACGGCGGCGACACTCCGGCGTTCGGCATGTCCGGGTGCGGCACCTGGTCCGAGGAGATCATCGTGCCCTGGCAGGGCGCGATCAAGATCGACCCCGAGGTGCCCTACGAGGCGGCGGCGCTGATCGGCTGCGGCGTCACCACCGGCGTCGGGGCGGCGCTCAACACCGCCCGGGTGAGGGCGGGCTCGACCGTGGCCGTGGTCGGCTGCGGCGGCATCGGCCTGTCGGTGATCCAGGGGGCCCGGATCTCCGGCGCGACCACGATCCTGGCGATCGACCCGCTGGAGTCCAAGCACGCGCTGGCCAAGAAGGTCGGAGCCACCCACGCCATCACCCCAGACCAGCTCATGGACGCGCTCGGGTCGCTGACCGGCGGCCGGGGATTCGACTACGGCTTCGAGGCCGTCGGCAAGTCCGCCGCCATCATGACCGCCTGGCAGGCCACCCGCCGCGGCGGCGACGTGATCGTGGTGGGCGCGGGCGCGATGGACGACACCGTCCCGCTGAGCGCTTTCAACCTGCTGTTCGAGGGCAAGAACATCTTCAGCTCGATGTACGGCGGGTCGGACGTCCGCCGTGACTTCCCGTTCTTCGCCGAGCTGTACAAGGCGGGCAAGCTCGACCTGGAGAGCATGATCAGCGCCCGCATCAAGCTCGCCGACCTCAACGACGCCGTGGCCGCGCTGCGGGCCGGCGAGGTGCTGCGCCAGGTCGTCGTCATGGACTAG
- a CDS encoding SDR family NAD(P)-dependent oxidoreductase, with product MSVAIVGLACTYPDAPDPLALWETVLWQRRAFRRLPVERLDLTDYHSPDRSAPDRTHSTRAALIEGWEFDRAAFGVPEAVHRVTDPAHWLALDTASRALADAGVPGGEGLDRDRVTVVVGNTLTGEVSRAAALRLRWPYVRRVLASALAELPQETAARLLAQAETGYLRPFPEISDESLAGSLPGTIATRICDHFGLRGGGYAVDGAGASSLLAVVTACRSLLDGSADFALAGGVDLSLDPFELVGLAKAGVLAGERMRVYDVRSDGFWPGEGCGIVALARTADARAAGSRIYAEIAGWGVSCDGGGDLSRPEADGRLLALRRAYARAEVSPAAVALFEGSGTGTAAADTAELTALTRLLSDAARQAVPEPDPVRRAAPGAGPAPEAVNRSGSAKEAVNGTGLAEETVNGTARRAAIGSVGANIGHTKAAAGVAGLIKATLSIASGVLPPTTGCRSPHPLLTVPGAPLRALTAPEPWPAGPRHAGVSAMGSGGVNVHLVLTAPGPAGADPLPAGAGDVRPRRAIDGPSWEEPVVFAFSGEDAGAVRPVLERVADQAARWSEAELCDLAHALGTAPAGPSRIAIVAGSAEQLAERAGTALEWLDASGSGLPAALPGIYPGPGPDAGTAPSLPAGSCPAGVPSAETAAALWAAMMVPDLTALYGDLPARPVDIWRDRVFVAGPCAPVRHGGAGQETRAEAPRERAGAGPVAGVARWVRCFAEDPEAGGRAAPVATGAGPAVAGAAPTTGKGRPGTRPRTEARNSPGRRVVIGDPLRPGAVETLVTAVHEAIAGLEGLTVVCEGDALSGFLASLRLEHPGLDLGTGHPGGRMPLALDGQGPLPVGPADVVLVSGDDEGIGSACAVALAEASGCALALLGRERPDPGAVAAGDPEKLAARGIRHGYAAADLGDAEEVGHAVRELESTLGPVTMVIHSTRGGRPGRFADLTAEDFARHVTSELTGLDNLLAAAAPRHVVTFGSVAGRYGMAGESCRALACGLVRDRVGRIGGLHVDWPAWAVDGSGPGPAGSPGGADATVLTPREGTELFLTLLTSGDLPSGVAVHGRLDGPAAPCQGGGRFLDEVRVHVPGVELVADSRLSLKSDAYLDDHRIDGLAVLPAVVALEAMAQAAGVLAGRPLDEAGQMTFDRPVVVPDEGGTTIRVCALRHGQSVEVVVRSEETGFHVDHFRAVFPVDPADETLAVPQLNRDGTEPLDAGELYGALCFHTGRFQRVRELTLVEARGCRGELQGDGPDGWFEGRPVLGSPGLSDATIHALQACVPHRRLLPVGGERLVVRPSQGDVRLHATERHHDGGEYVWDVTATDVRGRLVAAWTGLRLKDVGPIPRRDPWPPNLLAVYLQRAAIALGLDPALHVTMDGGASRSRLGDLVLGVDAPAHCAWERVGGASGTLGPAFAPLIDELRLCCDEPEETVTTRIWTAVQCLTRADRPPSAPLTVVGGHEDGWLLLRAGSDLIASAVVRVRGVQEPVAVSIVTGERR from the coding sequence ATGTCCGTCGCGATCGTGGGGTTGGCCTGCACCTATCCGGACGCGCCCGATCCGCTGGCGCTGTGGGAGACGGTGCTGTGGCAGCGGCGGGCCTTCCGCCGCCTGCCCGTCGAGCGGCTGGACCTGACCGACTACCACTCCCCCGACCGGTCGGCCCCCGACCGCACCCACAGCACCCGCGCCGCCCTGATCGAGGGCTGGGAGTTCGACCGGGCCGCCTTCGGCGTCCCCGAGGCGGTCCACCGGGTCACCGACCCGGCCCACTGGCTGGCCCTGGACACCGCCTCCCGCGCCCTGGCGGACGCGGGGGTCCCCGGCGGGGAGGGGCTCGACCGGGACCGGGTCACGGTGGTCGTCGGCAACACCCTGACCGGCGAGGTCTCCCGGGCCGCCGCCCTCCGGCTGCGCTGGCCGTACGTGCGGCGCGTGCTGGCCTCGGCCCTGGCCGAGCTCCCCCAGGAGACGGCCGCCCGGTTGCTGGCCCAGGCGGAGACCGGGTATCTGCGGCCCTTCCCCGAGATCTCCGACGAGAGCCTGGCCGGGAGCCTGCCCGGCACGATCGCCACGCGCATCTGCGACCACTTCGGCCTGCGCGGCGGCGGATACGCGGTGGACGGCGCCGGCGCCTCGTCCCTGCTCGCGGTGGTCACCGCGTGCCGTTCGCTGCTGGACGGGAGCGCGGACTTCGCCCTGGCCGGCGGCGTGGACCTCAGCCTCGACCCGTTCGAGCTGGTCGGCCTGGCCAAGGCGGGCGTGCTGGCCGGTGAGCGGATGCGGGTCTACGACGTCCGGTCGGACGGTTTCTGGCCGGGCGAGGGCTGCGGGATCGTCGCCCTGGCGCGTACGGCCGACGCCCGTGCCGCCGGGTCCCGGATCTACGCGGAGATCGCCGGCTGGGGCGTGTCCTGCGACGGCGGGGGCGACCTCTCCCGCCCGGAGGCCGACGGCCGGCTCCTGGCGCTGCGCCGCGCCTACGCGCGGGCGGAGGTCTCCCCCGCCGCGGTCGCCCTGTTCGAGGGCAGCGGCACCGGCACGGCCGCCGCCGACACCGCCGAGCTCACCGCGCTCACCCGCCTCCTCTCCGACGCCGCGCGGCAGGCGGTCCCCGAGCCTGACCCCGTACGGCGGGCGGCGCCCGGCGCAGGTCCCGCTCCGGAGGCGGTGAACAGGAGCGGGTCTGCGAAGGAGGCGGTGAACGGGACCGGCCTCGCGGAGGAGACAGTGAACGGGACCGCGCGGCGGGCGGCGATCGGGTCCGTCGGCGCCAACATCGGGCACACCAAGGCGGCGGCCGGGGTCGCGGGGCTGATCAAGGCCACCCTGAGCATCGCCTCCGGCGTGCTCCCCCCGACCACCGGCTGCCGGTCCCCGCACCCCCTCCTGACCGTCCCCGGCGCGCCCCTGCGTGCCCTGACCGCCCCCGAGCCGTGGCCCGCCGGACCCCGCCACGCGGGGGTGAGCGCCATGGGCTCCGGCGGCGTCAACGTCCACCTCGTCCTCACCGCGCCCGGCCCGGCCGGCGCGGATCCCCTCCCCGCCGGAGCGGGGGACGTCCGGCCCCGGCGGGCGATCGACGGGCCCTCGTGGGAGGAGCCGGTGGTGTTCGCCTTCTCGGGCGAGGACGCCGGGGCCGTGCGGCCGGTGCTGGAGCGTGTCGCGGACCAGGCGGCGCGGTGGTCGGAGGCGGAGCTGTGCGACCTCGCGCACGCGCTGGGGACCGCCCCCGCCGGGCCGTCGCGGATCGCGATCGTGGCGGGGTCGGCCGAACAGCTCGCCGAGCGGGCCGGCACCGCCCTGGAGTGGCTGGACGCCTCGGGGTCCGGCCTGCCGGCCGCCCTGCCGGGGATCTATCCCGGGCCGGGTCCGGACGCCGGTACCGCCCCCTCCCTCCCCGCCGGGTCCTGCCCCGCCGGGGTCCCCTCGGCCGAGACCGCCGCCGCTCTCTGGGCGGCCATGATGGTCCCGGACCTCACCGCCCTCTACGGTGACCTCCCGGCCCGCCCCGTCGACATCTGGCGCGACCGCGTCTTCGTCGCCGGCCCGTGCGCGCCCGTCCGGCACGGCGGCGCCGGGCAGGAGACCCGCGCGGAGGCGCCCCGGGAGCGGGCCGGCGCCGGGCCGGTGGCCGGGGTGGCGCGCTGGGTGAGGTGCTTCGCCGAGGATCCGGAGGCCGGCGGCCGGGCCGCCCCCGTGGCGACCGGGGCCGGTCCCGCGGTGGCCGGGGCCGCTCCCACGACCGGGAAGGGACGTCCCGGCACCCGGCCGCGGACGGAGGCCCGGAACAGTCCGGGCAGGCGGGTCGTGATCGGCGACCCGCTCCGGCCCGGGGCGGTCGAGACCCTGGTCACGGCGGTCCATGAGGCGATCGCGGGCCTCGAGGGGCTGACCGTGGTCTGCGAGGGCGACGCCCTGTCCGGGTTCCTGGCGTCGCTGCGGCTGGAGCATCCCGGCCTCGACCTGGGCACCGGGCACCCGGGCGGCAGGATGCCACTCGCCCTCGACGGGCAGGGACCGCTCCCGGTGGGCCCCGCGGACGTGGTGCTGGTCAGCGGGGACGACGAGGGGATCGGGTCCGCCTGTGCCGTGGCGCTGGCCGAGGCGAGCGGGTGCGCGCTGGCCCTGCTCGGGCGGGAGCGGCCGGACCCCGGAGCGGTGGCGGCCGGAGATCCGGAGAAGCTTGCCGCCAGGGGGATCCGGCACGGCTACGCGGCGGCGGACCTCGGTGACGCCGAGGAGGTGGGGCACGCCGTACGGGAGCTGGAGAGCACGCTGGGGCCGGTCACCATGGTGATCCACTCGACGCGCGGCGGCCGGCCGGGCCGGTTCGCCGACCTCACGGCCGAGGACTTCGCGCGGCACGTCACCTCCGAGCTGACCGGCCTGGACAACCTGCTCGCCGCGGCCGCGCCCCGGCACGTCGTGACGTTCGGATCGGTGGCCGGCCGGTACGGCATGGCGGGCGAGAGTTGCCGGGCGCTGGCCTGCGGGCTGGTGCGCGACCGGGTCGGGAGGATCGGCGGGCTGCACGTCGACTGGCCGGCGTGGGCCGTCGACGGCTCCGGACCGGGGCCGGCCGGGTCCCCGGGCGGCGCGGACGCGACGGTTCTCACGCCGCGGGAGGGGACGGAGCTGTTCCTCACGCTGCTCACGAGCGGGGACCTGCCGTCCGGCGTGGCCGTCCACGGCAGGCTGGACGGGCCCGCGGCCCCCTGCCAGGGAGGGGGCCGCTTCCTCGACGAGGTGCGCGTGCACGTCCCCGGGGTGGAGCTGGTCGCCGACAGCCGCCTGTCGCTCAAGAGCGACGCCTACCTGGACGACCACCGGATCGACGGGCTGGCGGTGCTGCCCGCGGTGGTGGCGCTGGAGGCGATGGCGCAGGCCGCGGGGGTGCTGGCGGGGCGGCCGCTGGACGAGGCCGGGCAGATGACGTTCGACCGGCCGGTGGTCGTGCCCGACGAGGGCGGCACCACGATCCGGGTGTGCGCGCTCCGGCACGGGCAGAGCGTCGAGGTGGTGGTCCGCAGCGAGGAGACGGGATTCCACGTCGACCACTTCAGGGCCGTGTTCCCGGTGGACCCGGCCGACGAGACGCTCGCCGTGCCACAGCTGAACCGGGACGGCACCGAGCCGCTGGACGCCGGGGAGCTGTACGGCGCGCTGTGCTTCCACACCGGCCGGTTCCAGCGGGTCAGGGAGCTCACCCTCGTCGAGGCGCGGGGGTGCCGGGGCGAGCTGCAGGGCGACGGCCCGGACGGCTGGTTCGAGGGCAGGCCGGTGCTGGGCAGCCCGGGGCTGAGCGATGCCACGATCCACGCGCTGCAGGCGTGCGTGCCGCACCGGCGGCTGCTGCCGGTCGGCGGCGAGCGGCTGGTGGTCCGCCCGTCCCAGGGGGACGTCCGGCTGCACGCCACCGAGCGCCACCACGACGGGGGCGAGTACGTCTGGGACGTCACCGCCACCGACGTGCGCGGGCGGCTGGTGGCGGCGTGGACCGGGCTGCGGCTGAAGGACGTCGGCCCGATCCCCCGGCGTGACCCGTGGCCGCCGAACCTGCTGGCCGTCTACCTGCAACGGGCCGCGATCGCCCTCGGCCTCGATCCGGCGCTCCACGTGACCATGGACGGCGGGGCCTCCCGCAGCCGGCTGGGCGATCTCGTGCTCGGCGTGGACGCCCCGGCCCACTGTGCCTGGGAGCGGGTGGGCGGGGCGAGCGGGACCCTGGGGCCGGCGTTCGCCCCGCTGATCGACGAGTTACGGCTGTGCTGCGACGAGCCCGAGGAGACCGTGACCACCCGGATCTGGACGGCCGTCCAGTGCCTGACCCGGGCGGACCGCCCGCCGTCGGCGCCGCTCACCGTCGTGGGAGGTCATGAGGACGGCTGGCTGCTGCTGCGGGCCGGCTCCGACCTGATCGCCTCGGCGGTGGTCCGGGTCAGGGGCGTGCAGGAGCCGGTCGCGGTCTCCATCGTGACCGGGGAGCGGCGATGA
- a CDS encoding ferredoxin translates to MKVKVDYLVCEANAVCTGLAPEVFELDDDDQLHLLLPEPPPEMMDRVRHAVRSCPKAALSLEEN, encoded by the coding sequence ATGAAAGTGAAGGTCGACTATCTGGTCTGCGAGGCCAACGCGGTCTGCACAGGACTCGCCCCGGAGGTCTTCGAGCTCGACGACGACGACCAGCTGCACCTGCTGCTGCCTGAGCCGCCGCCGGAGATGATGGACCGTGTCCGGCACGCCGTGCGGTCCTGTCCCAAAGCCGCCCTCTCCCTTGAGGAGAACTAG
- a CDS encoding response regulator transcription factor, translating into MRVVIAEDLALLRDGLIRLLSAHGFEVVEAVDNGPMLLTALVEQTPDVAVIDVRLPPTFTDEGLRTALEARRRRPGLPVLILSQYVEQLYARELLSDRSGGIGYLLKDRIGDVAEFVESVRRVAGGGTAMDAEVISQLLTRRSRDEPLAELTVREREVLALMAEGLSNLAIATRFGVTDKAIGKHTNNIFAKLGLPPSDDHNRRVMAVLAYLQAGPVSPDPSW; encoded by the coding sequence GTGCGCGTAGTGATCGCCGAGGATCTCGCCCTGCTTCGCGACGGCCTGATCCGGCTACTGTCGGCGCACGGCTTCGAGGTCGTCGAGGCGGTGGACAACGGCCCCATGCTCCTGACGGCCCTGGTGGAGCAGACCCCCGACGTGGCCGTCATCGACGTGCGGCTCCCGCCCACCTTCACCGATGAGGGCCTGCGCACCGCCCTGGAGGCCCGGCGCCGCCGGCCGGGGCTTCCGGTGCTGATCTTGTCGCAGTACGTCGAGCAGCTCTATGCCCGCGAGCTCCTCTCGGACCGGTCGGGCGGCATCGGATACCTCCTGAAGGACCGCATCGGCGATGTGGCGGAATTCGTCGAGTCGGTGCGCCGGGTCGCCGGCGGCGGCACCGCCATGGACGCGGAGGTGATCTCCCAGCTCCTGACCCGCCGATCGAGGGACGAACCCCTGGCGGAGCTGACCGTCAGGGAGCGCGAGGTCCTCGCCCTGATGGCGGAGGGCCTGTCCAACCTGGCGATAGCGACCCGCTTCGGGGTCACGGACAAGGCGATCGGCAAGCACACCAACAACATCTTCGCCAAGCTCGGCCTCCCGCCCTCTGACGACCACAACCGCCGTGTCATGGCCGTCCTCGCCTACCTCCAGGCGGGCCCCGTCTCTCCGGATCCGTCCTGGTAA
- a CDS encoding class I SAM-dependent methyltransferase has translation MSDATMPADLLYAAQRAKGFMPHAEGLALFETAVEYGPRGPICEIGTYCGKSAVYLGAAARQTGSVVFTVDHHRGSEEIQPGWAHHDPTLVDPRFGKMDSLPTFRATIASAGLEEEVVAIVGRSERVAGLWGTPLGMLFIDGGHSEEPVTKDYEGWAPHVVQGGALVFHDIYPDPATGGQAPYRVYQRVLASGAFKEVRQEGSLRVLERVGPGIG, from the coding sequence ATGAGCGACGCGACCATGCCTGCCGACCTGCTGTACGCGGCCCAGCGTGCCAAGGGTTTCATGCCCCACGCCGAGGGTCTCGCCCTGTTCGAGACCGCCGTCGAGTACGGCCCGCGCGGGCCGATCTGCGAGATCGGCACCTACTGCGGCAAGTCCGCCGTCTACCTCGGCGCGGCGGCCAGGCAGACCGGTTCCGTCGTCTTCACCGTCGACCACCACCGGGGCTCGGAGGAGATCCAGCCGGGCTGGGCGCACCACGATCCCACGCTGGTGGACCCCCGCTTCGGCAAGATGGACTCGCTGCCCACCTTCCGCGCCACGATCGCCTCCGCCGGTCTGGAGGAGGAGGTCGTCGCGATCGTCGGCCGGTCGGAGCGGGTCGCCGGGCTGTGGGGGACCCCGCTGGGGATGCTCTTCATCGACGGCGGCCACTCCGAGGAACCGGTGACCAAGGACTACGAAGGATGGGCCCCGCACGTCGTCCAGGGCGGCGCGCTGGTCTTCCACGACATCTACCCCGACCCCGCGACGGGCGGGCAGGCGCCCTACCGCGTCTACCAGCGGGTCCTGGCCTCCGGCGCGTTCAAGGAGGTCAGGCAGGAGGGGTCGCTGCGGGTGCTGGAGCGGGTCGGCCCCGGCATCGGCTGA
- a CDS encoding pyridoxamine 5'-phosphate oxidase family protein, which translates to MNQRARIVMTEDEITAFIAESRKLQLGTVNPDGTPHLVTMFYGLSGGRISFWTYGKAQKALNIQRDARVSCLIEAGDEYSDLRGVLVYGVARRIDDSEGILEVGMNVARRMAGMPDAEELLTEYVAHTGRKRVAFVVEPTRVISWDHRKLTIPV; encoded by the coding sequence GTGAACCAGCGCGCTCGCATCGTGATGACCGAGGACGAGATCACCGCCTTCATCGCCGAATCGCGGAAGCTCCAGCTCGGCACGGTCAACCCTGACGGGACACCGCACCTGGTGACCATGTTCTACGGGCTGTCCGGGGGCCGGATCTCGTTCTGGACCTACGGGAAGGCCCAGAAGGCGCTCAACATCCAGCGGGACGCCCGGGTGAGCTGCCTGATCGAGGCCGGCGACGAATACTCCGACCTGCGCGGTGTCCTGGTGTACGGCGTCGCCCGGCGGATCGACGACTCCGAGGGCATCCTTGAGGTCGGCATGAACGTCGCCCGGCGGATGGCGGGAATGCCTGACGCCGAGGAGCTCCTCACGGAGTATGTCGCCCACACCGGCCGCAAGAGGGTCGCCTTCGTGGTGGAGCCCACTCGAGTGATCTCATGGGATCACCGTAAGCTCACCATCCCGGTCTAG